GGCGCCACCGCGGACAGTGTTGTCCTCGGCCCGTCGATGGCGGTTCTCTATTCGCAGCTAGCCCGGGCCATGCGCCCGATGTGGCGCCGCGGATCGTCGGTGGTGCTCAGTGGTCTCGACGGCCCGGAGTTCACCGCCCCGTTCGCGGAGGGACCGGCTTCCGAGATCCGCTGGGCCGTGCCGGACCTCGGCACCGGCCAGCTGCCCGGCTTCCAGTTCCGCGACCTCGTGGACGGCTCGACGCGCCTGGTGTCCTTCTCCGCCACGCAGGGGGAGATCGGATCGGTGGCGGACATCGAGCAGATCACCGAGGACGTGCGCTCCCGCTCCCGCGCCTGGGTGCTTGTCGACGCCTCCTCGCTCGCCCCCTCCCGTCCACTGGACATCCACGACCTGAACGTGGACATCCTCGGCGTCGACCTCGCTCAGCTGGGCGGGCCGCAGGTCAGTGCGCTGGTGTTCCGCGATCCGCTGATGTTCAACCGCCTCGGCGACGTCGTTCCGGGAATCGATCTGCGCGCCAGCTCGGTCGTCTCCGCCGGGCTGGCGGGTGGCGTCGCGCCGACGATCGACCACCTCGCCGCCCTCACCGACTCCACCGGAACGAGGCGCCAGCAGCTGGTGCAGTCGATGACGGCCCTGTCCGGGTACATGCGCTCGCTTCGCGACGACCTCTACCTCTACCTCGACTCCCTCGAGTCCGTGCACATCGTCGGCGTCACCGGCGAGGCTGCCGCGGGTGCGGGCAAGGATCGGCTCCCGAGGCTGTCCTTCGCCGTCAATGGCGTCCCCGCGGAGACCGTGCAGCGCCGCCTGGTGGACAACGGCCTGGTCACCGCGCTTGCCCCGGCCAGTTCACTCATGGAGGAGATGGGCGTGGCCGACATCGGCGGCGCCGTGACCGTTGGGCTGGGCCCGTTCAACACCACCCACGATGTCAACCAGCTCATCCGCGCGGTGGCGTCACTCGCCTGAGCGGCCGCTCAGAACACGCAGAAAGACCCGGCAGCCTTCAGGGGCTACCGGGTCTTTGCCTGGGGTACTGAGAAGAGACTAGCTGAGGGTGGCGACGCCAGCCTGAGCCTGCTCGGGGGTGAACTTGCCACCGTCTGCGGCGCCGAGCTCGTCAAGGATCGCCTCGGGGGTCATGTCGAAGTTCGCGGCGTAACCCTGCGCAGCCTGGGCCGCCTCGTGGTTCCAGTCGGCGTTAACGTTGTCGACAGCGAACTGAGCAGCCTCAGGAGTGTACTCGCCACCCTCTGCGCTGATCAGGTGATCGTAAAGCCCCTGGTAAGAGAAGGGGATCGGAGAATCGACGAACGCCTGTGCGTCGGCGAGCGCGCTCTGGGGATCAGCCTGGGCGCCGGCTGCTGCACCCCCTGCGGCGGTCTCGGAGGTGGCCGACGACTCGGACGGGGAGGTGGTCGCCGAAGCCGTGGCCGAGGTGGTCGTGGCCGGTGCGGCGGCGTCGTCATCGTCGCTGTCCCGGTTGAGGAACCAGAAGAGCAAACCGAGGAGGAGAAGGGCGAGGAGGGCGAGGAGGGCCCACTTCAGCCATCCACCCTTCTTCTCCTCTTCCTTGTAACCGGTGCTTCCGGAGACCGGGGCGGTCTCTACCTTGCGGGTCTTGTCGACGTTATCGACATCGGCGGATTCTGCGCGGTACGTCGCTTCCTCGGCCTTGTTGTTGAGGCGGTCCGCAGCGGGCTTGCCGTCCTTGGGATCAATCGGTGAAGACATGCTGATGCTCCTAGTCAGTGAAATTCACTGGTCTGGATGATCGGTGAAGCCAACAACTAGATATAACCCATGAGTGGTCAGGTTGTAGATACCGAAAGTACCGCATTCTCTTTGGGGAGGGCGAAGGGCCCGTGTCGGCTAGGTGCCGAGAGTCAGCACGATCTTGCCGGTGACCTCACCGGAATCCAGCAGCTCGTGGGCCTTTGCCGCGTCCTGCATGGGAACGGTGCGATGGATCTGATGGGTGACACGGCCGTCGTTGAGCAACGGCCAGACGTTCTCGACGGTGTCCGCGACGATGTTCGCCTTGTCGTCCAGATCCCGCGCGCGCAGCGTCGCCGCGGTGATGTGCTGGCGGCGCGGCAGCATCCGGCCGAGGTTGATCTCCGCCTTCGTGCCGGACTGGACGGCGATGATGAACAGGTGGCCGTCCTTGGCCAGGCACTTCATGTTGTCGGCGAAGTAGTCCGCGCCAATGATGTCCAGGATGAGGTCAACCTGTCCCTCTAGCTTGTCGACGAAGTTTTCCTCCCGGTAGTTGATGAGGATATCGGCCCCCAGCTCCCGGCAGGTCTCCAGCTTCTCCGCGGACCCGGCGGTCGTGGCCACCGTTGCACCGAGGGCCTTGGCAATCTGGATGGCCATCGTGCCGATGCCGCCCGCGCCGCCGTGGATGAGCACAGTCTTCTCCGCGTCCAGGCCGCCCTGCATGCCGAGCGTCGACCACACCGTGCACGCGACCTCGACAATCGCGGCGGTCTCTGCGAGGGAGTAGCCCTGCGGAATCGGGGTGAGCTGGCCCTCGGGGACGGCGACGAACTCGCCGTAGCCACCGCCCGCGAGCAGGCAGCCGACCTCCTCGCCGACGGTGCGGCCGGTGTCGCCGGCGTCGGCGATCGTGCCCGCGCACTCCAGGCCGATGATCTCCGAGGCGCCCTTCGGCGGCGGGTACATGCCCTTCGCCTGCATGAGGTCGCCGCGGTTCACACCTGCCGCAGCGACCTTGACCAGGACCTCACCCGGGTTGAGTTCCGGTTTCTGCGTCTCCTGCCACTCGAGGGCGCGGGGGTTGTCGGGGTCTGTCTGAATGATGGCGTTCATGGTTGTACTCATGCGACCCCAGGGTAGGGACTTTCGCCGCCCTCGGTTAAGATTCGTCCTCGTTGGAGACGTGGCAGAGCGGCCGAATGCACTGGTCTTGAAAACCAGCGAGGGTGAAACCTCCGCGGGTTCAAATCCCGCCGTCTCCGCAGTCCAGATAACCCCAGTTCGTTACTGAACTGGGGTTACTTGTTGCCAGGCTCCTTTCACAAAGTGATCCCTGGGCGCATAGAGTCTTCGCTATGACCTCGACCACGCATGAATCACGCCGCCAGGCCGCCATCAAATTTTCCAAAACCTGGAGCGGACGAGGTTACGAAAAGGGTGAGACGGCCCAGTTCTGGACGGATCTCCTTCGTGAGGTAGTCGGCATGGAGGACCTGACTACCAACGTGTTCTTCGAGGAGCGCACGGCAAGTGGTGGCTTCATCGATGTCTCGATTCCCGACGCGAAGACTTTCATCGAACAAAAGTCCGTTGGCGTGAGCTTGGACAAGACAGGTTCAAGACAGTCCCAGGATGTCACTCCTTTCCAGCAAGCGTTCAACTACGCGAATGCGATGCCGAACTCCAAGCGTCCAGACTTCATCATCGTCTGTAACTTCGGCGAGTTCTGAATCCACGATCTCAACACCGTCGAGCCCAGCAACAACTACCTTTCTTTTGCGCTCGACGAGCTACCCGAGCAGTTCCATCTCCTCGATTTCCTCATCGATCCGCAACGCGCACGCCAGAAGCGAGAGGAAAAGGCGTCGATGGATGCCGGTTCGCTCATCGGCAAGCTCTACGGCGCGCTGCGTGATCAGTACCAGGACCCCGACGCCCCAGAGAACCAACATGCGCTCAACGTTCTGTGCGTGAGGCTGGTGTTCTGCCTCTTTGCCGAGGACGCTGGGCTCTTCCCCAAGGATGCGTTTTACACCTACCTCAATGACGTCTCGTCGGCGAAAGCTCGTAGCGCTCTGAAAGAACTGTTTGAGGTGTTGGATACACCCGTCGATCAACGGGATCCGTACCTCGAGTCAGCGCTGAAAAAGTTTCCGTATGTCAATGGTGGCTTGTTCGCTCGGGCGGAAGAAGTCCCGCCATTCACGGATGAGATCCTGTCAATGCTCGTCGACGAGGTTTCCAAGGACACGAACTGGGCGGAGATCTCACCGACAATCTTTGGCGGCGTTTTCGAGTCCACTCTTAACCCTGACACGAGGCGCGCGGGAGGCATGCATTACACCTCGCCGGAGAACATTCACAAGGTCATCGACCCGTTGTTTGCCGATGCGCTTACGCAAGAACTCGCCGACATTCTGGAAGCTCCGGGACAGGCCCCGCTGAAACGCCGCAACGCCCTCGAACGTTTCCATGCCAAGATCGGGGCCGTCCCCTGTTTGGTGGACACGCTGACCCTGGCCCACAATGGGCCGGAGAATGCGAGAGACCACCATGCCGAAGAACACCTACACCGATGAGTTCAAAGCCGACGCGGTCCGGCTCTACGAGGACACCAAGGGCGCTTCTTTTTCCTCAATCGCCGTGGACCTCGGCATCAGCCGGGCGACGTTGAAGAACTGGGTCTACGCCGCCCGCAGGGCCCGCGGCGTCCAGCCCAGCCGCACCGCCGAGGACCCCACCGACGAGCTGCTGCGCCTGCGCAAAGAAGTCCAGCACCTGCGCTCGGAGACCCAGAAGCTTTCCACCGAGCGCGATATCCTGCGCAAGGCCGCGAAGTATTTCGCGGGAGAGACGACCTGGTGATCCGCTTCCAGTTCGTTGACGACTACGCCACCACCTACTCGGTGAAGCGGTTGTGTCATGTCCTTAATCTGAACCGGTCAAGCTTTTACAAGTGGCGGGACGGCAAGCCTGCCCGCAGGCAGCGCCAGCACGCCGATGATGTGCTGGTGGCCCAGATGCGGGACTACCACGAGGAGTTCGATGCCACGATCGGAGTGCGCCGCATGACCGCCGAAATCAACGACACCGCGCCCACGCCGGTCAACCACAAACGCATCGAACGTCTCATGCGCCAGCACCAGATCGCCGGGGTGAACCTGCGCAAGAAGAAACGCACCACCATCCCGGACCAGGACGCGAGGGTCTTCGACGACCTCGTCGGCCGAGACTTCACCGCCGAGGACTGCAACCAGCTCTATATCGGCGACATCACCTACTTGCCCTGCGGGAAAGGAGAATTCATGTACCTGGCCACGGTCATCGACGTCTGTTCCAGGCGTCTGGTCGGCTACTCGCTTGCGGACCACATGCGTACCAGTCTCGTCCAGGACGCGATTGAGGACGCGGCACGCACGAGAGGCTCCCTGGACGGGGCAATATTTCACTCGGACCACGGCAGCGTCTATATCTCCTCAGCGTTCCAGACCACGTGCCGGAGGCTGGGGATCCGCCAGTCGATGGGCCGGATCGGATCGAGTGCGGATAACGCGATGGCTGAGTCGTTCAACGCCTCGCTGAAGAGGGAGACGCTGCAAGGTTCTGGTGGTTGGGCGTCGCCGGTTCAGTGTCGACGGGAGGTGTTCCGGTGGATCACGAGGTACAACACACGTCGTCGGCACTCCGGGATCAGTTACTTATCGCCGAGAGCTTTCGAACACCGCGCCACGGCTGTTACCGTGGCACCCGCTGCTTGATCAATCCTGCGTGTCCACTCAAAGGGGGACACCCCCCTCCTCGAAGAAATACCCAAGACGCAACACCTTTCGGCCCGCTTTGACAAGTACCTCGTCCGCATAATCGTCGCCGAGTGGCGACGCCTTTCGGGCTACCAACCCGGTAAGACATGGTCGACATCATTCGGACCGCACCAAAGCTTCCTGGCTGAGGTCCCGGGAGGAGAGGCATTCGATTCGTGGCATCAGACAGCTCCATCAGCTTCGCGACACGCTTGAGTGCACTCGTTTTCGAAGAGGCTCTCGCCCTGTATATCGACCGCTGCGAAACCCCTGCCAGGTAGAAAACAGCGGATGAACTTGGCTCCTGCAACTGTGGCTGACTGATTCCGATCACTTCGGAAAAGAGCCGGCAAGATGTGCGGCCCCTAGGCTTCGCTCGAATGGTCGTCGATAGGTTGAGCCTCGAACCCCAGAACTGCCCCAGGGCACGCTGATAAGTCAGCTCCTCTGGAATAATGACGTACAGTGGCCCGCTTTAAGGTTTGGTGAATAGATTGACCAAAAACCCGCCGGGCTGTGCGACGTAGCAAGAGGCGAGCCTCGTTCGAATGAAAGGTCCCATTGACCGATTCAGTGGCATGCGTCAAAACGTGGTTTAGCAAATAACGTCAAGATTCCCGCTTCAACCGTTAGGCTCGGGTAATGTACCGGTATGCCTCGTGAGTCTTATGATGTCCGCGCACTTAGGTCGAAAGCCATTGCTTCTCTACGGGCGGGAGTAGTCGCCTTTAACGGGCTGGATGACGATGCTCGCATGACACGGGTTCTGCTTCATCTCCAGCACTCGTTCGAGATGTTGTTGAAGGCCGGACTTCTTGCAACAGGAGATACGGCCGTCTTCGACCGAAAGAAGCGCATGGCCATTGGAATGGAGACTTGCGTGAAGCGCTGCCAGCAACAAGCTGGCATCAAGCTCACAGATGAGGAGGCGGGAACGATACGCGTTCTCGACAACCTTCGTGACGGAGAGCAGCATTGGCACCAGGTGGTTGAAGAGGGGTTACTTTACCTTCATTCACGTGCGGCAGTCACCCTTTTCGACGATTTATTGTACCGAATTTGGGGGCTCCGGCTTGCCGAGCATATCCCCGCCCGCGTGCTTCCCATCAGTGCCGAGCCGCCCCAAGGGTTGGACTTGCTCGTCGATCAGGAATTTGAGCGAATCGCGGGTCTTCTGAAACCTGGTCGCCGAGCGACTGCAGAGGCCAAGGGGCGTGCACGGGCCCTCTTGGCTACGGAAGCGCTATCGGACCCCGATGCAGTCGAGATCAGTGAGTCTGACGTCAACCGTGTCGTAAAGGGGATAAGGGAGGGTAAGGCCCGTGAGCAGGTCTTTCCGAAATTGAACGGTGTCGCATCCTCCACCGCTGGAGAAGGCCTCACCGTGGAAGTGCGCTTCGTAAAGAAGGACGGGCTTCCGGTGACATTCACAACCGAGGCGGCTGGTGATGCGGCCGCTATTCGCGAAGTTGACCTGGAGAAAAAGTTCCACATGGGTCCTTACGACCTCGCTGATAAGTCTGGAATCAACAGAACCCGAGCAGTGGGCCTGCGAAGGCACTTAGGATTGGACGAAGACGATGATCACTATTCGCACACCTTTAAGTTCGGAAGTCAGAGTCATCGGCGCTACTCCAACAACGCGTTAACGGCCATGCGCGAAGCCAAGAAGACTGTGGATATTGAGTCGGTCTGGCTCGCACATCGAACGTTACCGTCGAATTATAAGATGCCGCAGCCGGCTTGCGATCAGCCTGGTTGTGTAGACAGTAAGTCAAGAAGATCCTAGATTCTGGAATAACTGAACGTTTCCGAGAGGTGGTTCGAAGATTGGTCCGCGGCTATTTAGTTGGGAGACACCGGTCTCATCGCCTTTCTCACTCCGTACGCGGAGATTTCGAGCCGGGCTGATTGCGCCCGTGGTTGTCGGGCTCCCGGTGGTGG
This sequence is a window from Corynebacterium doosanense CAU 212 = DSM 45436. Protein-coding genes within it:
- a CDS encoding aminotransferase class V-fold PLP-dependent enzyme, whose translation is MSGYDVFSVRGLYTSLGDGWTYLNAHSCPQIPERVSSAVARSFRLSTAVSPVEKGGSHAQQRAAGTPEGDGFAHQARVAVADLVGATADSVVLGPSMAVLYSQLARAMRPMWRRGSSVVLSGLDGPEFTAPFAEGPASEIRWAVPDLGTGQLPGFQFRDLVDGSTRLVSFSATQGEIGSVADIEQITEDVRSRSRAWVLVDASSLAPSRPLDIHDLNVDILGVDLAQLGGPQVSALVFRDPLMFNRLGDVVPGIDLRASSVVSAGLAGGVAPTIDHLAALTDSTGTRRQQLVQSMTALSGYMRSLRDDLYLYLDSLESVHIVGVTGEAAAGAGKDRLPRLSFAVNGVPAETVQRRLVDNGLVTALAPASSLMEEMGVADIGGAVTVGLGPFNTTHDVNQLIRAVASLA
- a CDS encoding Ltp family lipoprotein gives rise to the protein MSSPIDPKDGKPAADRLNNKAEEATYRAESADVDNVDKTRKVETAPVSGSTGYKEEEKKGGWLKWALLALLALLLLGLLFWFLNRDSDDDDAAAPATTTSATASATTSPSESSATSETAAGGAAAGAQADPQSALADAQAFVDSPIPFSYQGLYDHLISAEGGEYTPEAAQFAVDNVNADWNHEAAQAAQGYAANFDMTPEAILDELGAADGGKFTPEQAQAGVATLS
- a CDS encoding NAD(P)H-quinone oxidoreductase: MNAIIQTDPDNPRALEWQETQKPELNPGEVLVKVAAAGVNRGDLMQAKGMYPPPKGASEIIGLECAGTIADAGDTGRTVGEEVGCLLAGGGYGEFVAVPEGQLTPIPQGYSLAETAAIVEVACTVWSTLGMQGGLDAEKTVLIHGGAGGIGTMAIQIAKALGATVATTAGSAEKLETCRELGADILINYREENFVDKLEGQVDLILDIIGADYFADNMKCLAKDGHLFIIAVQSGTKAEINLGRMLPRRQHITAATLRARDLDDKANIVADTVENVWPLLNDGRVTHQIHRTVPMQDAAKAHELLDSGEVTGKIVLTLGT
- a CDS encoding IS3 family transposase (programmed frameshift); its protein translation is MPKNTYTDEFKADAVRLYEDTKGASFSSIAVDLGISRATLKNWVYAARRARGVQPSRTAEDPTDELLRLRKEVQHLRSETQKLSTERDILRKAAKYFAGRDDLVIRFQFVDDYATTYSVKRLCHVLNLNRSSFYKWRDGKPARRQRQHADDVLVAQMRDYHEEFDATIGVRRMTAEINDTAPTPVNHKRIERLMRQHQIAGVNLRKKKRTTIPDQDARVFDDLVGRDFTAEDCNQLYIGDITYLPCGKGEFMYLATVIDVCSRRLVGYSLADHMRTSLVQDAIEDAARTRGSLDGAIFHSDHGSVYISSAFQTTCRRLGIRQSMGRIGSSADNAMAESFNASLKRETLQGSGGWASPVQCRREVFRWITRYNTRRRHSGISYLSPRAFEHRATAVTVAPAA